From a region of the Streptomyces sp. NBC_00193 genome:
- a CDS encoding nitrate- and nitrite sensing domain-containing protein yields the protein MRRPRRTPEAAASRPPAPAPAGGRGKGPGRRAHAGPPAEEPVERAVSDVLGAIPGGGGGRGPRLRLRPATVRAKIVSLLMVPVVSLLALWAFATVDAAQDVARLSRAQRVDRELRAPVEAAVTALQAERRTAVRLLADPTAGQAAAAQAPGQAAALDEQARRTDGAVRALRLGDRNTVADSGDYRTDIVVRLRDFVAAAEGLGPARKDVAGHRATPEAAYETYTRVIDAALEVGGALSGGGQDAELGVDARVLLEFARAGEQLSREDALLTVSGPRTGETLRRLTGAVETRRALTATAARDLPGAQQDAWQSVAKSAAYADLTGAEDRALAAAAGTGAAGPPPGWEAAYTSVAGSMREITDAAHAAAADRTDPFGAGALSPAGAAVLLGLAAVAASLVISVRIGRALVVELVSLRNTALEIAHRKLPQAMDRLRAGQDIDVAAETPRGPAADDEIAQVGEALATVHRAALSAAVERAELASGVSGVFVNLARRSQVLVHKQLTLLDSMERRADDPNELGDLFRLDHLTTRMRRHAESLIILSGAAPGRAWRMPIPLTNVVRAAVSEIEDYPRVEVRQLAEAAVVGGAVADLTHLLAELIENATQFSPPHTKVRVSGEPVGAGYVLEVEDRGLGMGRESLQEANRRIEQSEALDLFDSDRLGLFVVSRLSARHGVKVHLRMSPYGGTTAVVLLPNSLLQGALTAAPPHPEEEHGAAPAPVPAPVPSPEPVAEPVRERYREPSQTISVVRDDVRGVPVPDRSPVREEPRPSPVAPLRPRGSAGAVPRTPAPAVAAASSGPSAPSGPAGPGPAASVTELPRRVRQASLVPQLREAPAPKAPAGVRGAEAPPGRSPEQARERMAAYRAGWVRGTQASGGAGADGPGRAGDADGMGGTGSTGEGEGAR from the coding sequence ATGCGCAGACCCCGCAGAACACCGGAAGCAGCGGCGTCGCGGCCGCCCGCGCCCGCGCCGGCGGGTGGCCGCGGCAAGGGGCCGGGCCGCCGGGCGCACGCCGGACCGCCCGCCGAGGAGCCCGTGGAGCGCGCCGTCTCCGACGTGCTCGGGGCGATACCCGGCGGGGGCGGTGGCCGCGGGCCGCGCCTGCGGCTGCGCCCCGCCACCGTCCGAGCGAAGATCGTCTCGCTGCTGATGGTGCCGGTGGTCTCCCTGCTCGCCCTCTGGGCCTTCGCGACCGTGGACGCGGCCCAGGACGTCGCCCGCCTCAGCCGCGCCCAGCGCGTCGACCGGGAGCTCCGGGCACCGGTCGAGGCCGCCGTCACCGCCCTGCAGGCCGAACGCCGCACGGCCGTACGGCTGCTGGCCGACCCCACCGCCGGCCAGGCGGCCGCAGCCCAGGCACCCGGCCAGGCCGCCGCCCTGGACGAGCAGGCGCGCCGCACGGACGGTGCCGTACGGGCCCTGCGGCTAGGCGACCGCAACACCGTGGCCGACTCCGGCGACTACCGCACCGACATCGTCGTCCGGCTGCGCGACTTCGTCGCCGCAGCCGAGGGACTGGGCCCGGCGCGCAAGGACGTCGCCGGGCACCGGGCCACCCCGGAAGCGGCGTACGAGACGTACACCCGGGTGATCGACGCGGCACTGGAGGTCGGCGGGGCCCTCTCCGGAGGAGGCCAGGACGCCGAACTGGGCGTCGACGCCCGGGTCCTGCTGGAGTTCGCGCGGGCCGGGGAACAGCTGTCGCGGGAGGACGCCCTGCTGACGGTGTCGGGGCCGCGCACCGGCGAAACGCTTCGCCGGCTGACCGGGGCGGTCGAGACCCGCCGGGCCCTGACCGCCACCGCGGCCCGGGACCTGCCCGGCGCACAGCAGGACGCCTGGCAGTCCGTGGCCAAGAGCGCCGCCTACGCCGACCTCACCGGGGCCGAGGACCGGGCGCTGGCCGCCGCGGCCGGTACCGGCGCCGCCGGCCCGCCCCCCGGCTGGGAGGCGGCCTACACCTCCGTCGCCGGCTCGATGCGGGAGATCACGGACGCCGCCCACGCCGCAGCCGCCGACCGCACCGACCCGTTCGGCGCGGGTGCGCTGAGTCCCGCCGGAGCCGCCGTCCTCCTGGGCCTGGCGGCCGTGGCCGCCTCGCTCGTCATCTCGGTCCGCATCGGCCGGGCCCTCGTCGTCGAACTGGTTTCGCTGCGCAACACCGCGCTGGAGATCGCCCACCGCAAACTCCCGCAGGCCATGGACCGGTTGCGGGCCGGGCAGGACATCGACGTGGCCGCCGAAACCCCGCGGGGACCGGCCGCCGACGACGAGATCGCCCAGGTCGGCGAGGCACTGGCCACGGTCCACCGGGCCGCGCTCAGCGCCGCCGTCGAACGCGCCGAACTGGCCAGCGGCGTGAGCGGGGTCTTCGTCAACCTCGCCCGTCGCAGCCAGGTCCTGGTGCACAAGCAGCTCACCCTGCTCGACTCGATGGAGCGCCGCGCAGACGACCCGAACGAGCTCGGCGACCTGTTCCGCCTCGACCACCTCACCACCCGGATGCGGCGGCACGCGGAAAGCCTGATCATCCTCTCGGGCGCCGCTCCCGGACGTGCCTGGCGGATGCCGATCCCGCTGACGAACGTCGTACGGGCCGCCGTCTCCGAGATCGAGGACTACCCGCGCGTCGAGGTCCGCCAGCTCGCCGAGGCCGCCGTCGTCGGCGGAGCCGTCGCCGACCTCACCCACCTGCTGGCCGAACTCATCGAGAACGCCACCCAGTTCTCTCCGCCCCACACCAAGGTCCGGGTGAGCGGAGAGCCCGTGGGCGCCGGCTACGTCCTGGAGGTGGAGGACCGCGGACTCGGCATGGGCCGCGAATCCCTCCAGGAGGCCAACCGGCGCATCGAGCAGTCCGAGGCCCTCGACCTCTTCGACAGCGACCGGCTCGGGCTCTTCGTGGTCAGCCGCCTCTCGGCCCGCCACGGTGTGAAGGTGCACCTGCGCATGTCACCGTACGGCGGCACCACCGCGGTGGTGCTGCTCCCCAACTCCCTGCTCCAGGGCGCCCTGACGGCAGCCCCCCCGCACCCCGAGGAGGAGCACGGCGCAGCTCCGGCCCCGGTCCCGGCCCCCGTGCCGTCGCCGGAACCGGTCGCCGAACCGGTCCGGGAGCGGTACCGGGAGCCGTCCCAGACCATCAGCGTCGTACGGGACGACGTGCGCGGGGTCCCGGTCCCGGACCGGAGCCCCGTGCGCGAGGAGCCCCGCCCCTCCCCGGTGGCCCCGCTGCGGCCGCGCGGCTCCGCGGGCGCGGTTCCCCGTACGCCCGCCCCGGCGGTCGCGGCGGCCTCCTCGGGCCCATCGGCCCCCTCGGGTCCGGCCGGCCCGGGCCCGGCCGCGTCGGTCACCGAACTGCCGCGCCGCGTCCGGCAGGCGAGCCTCGTCCCGCAGCTGCGCGAGGCCCCCGCTCCCAAGGCCCCGGCCGGGGTCCGGGGAGCGGAGGCACCGCCCGGCCGCAGCCCCGAGCAGGCGCGCGAGCGGATGGCGGCGTACCGGGCGGGCTGGGTGCGGGGCACGCAGGCGAGCGGCGGAGCCGGCGCGGACGGTCCGGGCCGCGCGGGCGACGCGGACGGCATGGGCGGCACAGGCAGTACTGGCGAAGGCGAAGGAGCACGGTGA
- a CDS encoding roadblock/LC7 domain-containing protein, translating to MIEHQRIDLDGVRRSGELDWLLDDLVVRVREVRHAVVLSNDGLAVGASSALSREDAEHLAAVASGFHSLAKGAGRHFHAGGVRQTMVEMDEGFLFVAAAGDGSCLAVLSGAGADMGLIAYEMARLVKRVGEHLYTPARFAARPPAAG from the coding sequence ATGATCGAACATCAGAGGATCGACCTCGACGGCGTCCGCAGGTCGGGCGAACTCGACTGGCTCCTGGACGACCTCGTGGTCCGGGTGCGCGAGGTACGGCACGCCGTGGTCCTGTCCAACGACGGCCTGGCGGTGGGCGCTTCCAGCGCGCTCAGCCGGGAGGACGCCGAGCACCTGGCGGCCGTGGCCTCCGGCTTCCACAGCCTGGCCAAGGGCGCGGGCCGGCACTTCCACGCCGGGGGCGTGCGCCAGACGATGGTGGAGATGGACGAGGGCTTCCTCTTCGTGGCGGCCGCCGGAGACGGCTCCTGCCTGGCCGTGCTCAGCGGGGCCGGCGCCGACATGGGGCTCATCGCCTACGAGATGGCCCGGCTGGTCAAGCGGGTCGGCGAGCACCTGTACACCCCGGCACGGTTCGCGGCGCGCCCGCCGGCCGCCGGTTGA
- a CDS encoding DUF742 domain-containing protein → MSTNGRWYDADAGPLVRPYAMTGGRTKPGPHGVRFDLIALVAVDPAGTDEAAESLLGPEHRALLGLCRDETQSVAELAADADLPVGVVRVLLGDLLEAGHVKVSRPVPPAQLPDERILREVIEGLRAL, encoded by the coding sequence TTGAGCACGAACGGCCGGTGGTACGACGCCGACGCGGGCCCGCTCGTCCGTCCGTACGCCATGACCGGCGGGCGCACGAAGCCGGGACCCCACGGGGTCCGCTTCGACCTGATCGCGCTGGTGGCCGTGGACCCGGCGGGAACGGACGAGGCGGCCGAGTCGCTGCTGGGGCCGGAGCACCGGGCGTTGCTCGGCCTGTGCCGGGACGAAACCCAGTCGGTGGCCGAACTCGCGGCGGACGCGGACCTGCCCGTGGGCGTGGTGCGCGTACTGCTCGGGGACCTGCTGGAGGCCGGGCACGTCAAGGTCAGCCGGCCGGTGCCGCCCGCACAGCTGCCGGACGAGCGGATTCTGCGTGAAGTCATCGAGGGATTGCGAGCGCTGTGA
- a CDS encoding ATP/GTP-binding protein has translation MGLHDNGPAPAAGGGEELAALALKILVAGGFGVGKTTLVGSVSEIRPLRTEELLSEAGELVDDTGGVDQKTTTTVAMDFGRITIRSGLSLYLFGTPGQDRFWFLWDELSQGALGAVVLADTRRLEDCFPAVDYFEHRKIPFVVAVNCFANARRYASNEVARALDLDQGTPVVLCDARDKDSGKEVLIRLVEYAGRVHTARLLESVEPRADSV, from the coding sequence ATGGGACTGCACGACAACGGGCCTGCGCCCGCCGCCGGGGGCGGCGAGGAACTGGCCGCGCTCGCGCTGAAGATACTCGTGGCGGGCGGCTTCGGCGTCGGCAAGACGACCCTGGTCGGCTCGGTCAGCGAGATCCGGCCGCTGCGCACGGAGGAACTGCTCAGCGAGGCCGGGGAGCTGGTCGACGACACGGGAGGGGTCGACCAGAAGACGACCACCACCGTGGCGATGGACTTCGGGCGGATCACGATCAGGTCGGGGCTGTCGCTGTACCTGTTCGGGACCCCGGGGCAGGACCGGTTCTGGTTCCTGTGGGACGAGTTGTCCCAGGGGGCGCTGGGCGCGGTGGTCCTCGCCGACACGCGGCGGCTGGAGGACTGCTTCCCGGCGGTCGACTACTTCGAGCACCGGAAGATCCCGTTCGTGGTGGCCGTCAACTGCTTCGCGAACGCGCGGCGGTACGCCTCGAACGAGGTCGCGCGGGCGCTGGACCTGGATCAGGGGACGCCGGTGGTGCTGTGCGACGCACGGGACAAGGACTCGGGGAAGGAAGTGCTGATCCGGCTGGTGGAGTACGCGGGACGGGTGCACACGGCGCGGTTGCTGGAGTCGGTGGAGCCGCGGGCCGATTCGGTGTGA
- a CDS encoding PPOX class F420-dependent oxidoreductase — protein sequence MVKKMTQEEWRAFVSHSTRTGKLSTVREDGSPHIAPIWFVLDGDSFVFNTGKDTVKGRNLARDGRVALCVDDDRPPFSYAVLQGRAEISEDLDAMLPWSTRIGARYMGEEHGEAFGRRNAVPGELLVRVSIDKVISAAGVAD from the coding sequence ATGGTGAAGAAGATGACTCAAGAGGAATGGCGGGCGTTCGTCTCCCACTCCACCCGCACCGGGAAACTGTCCACCGTCCGTGAGGACGGAAGCCCTCACATCGCTCCCATCTGGTTCGTTCTCGACGGCGACTCCTTCGTGTTCAACACCGGGAAGGACACCGTCAAGGGGCGCAATCTGGCCCGTGACGGCCGCGTCGCCCTCTGCGTGGACGACGACCGGCCGCCCTTCTCCTACGCCGTCCTCCAGGGCCGGGCCGAGATCAGCGAGGACCTGGACGCGATGCTCCCCTGGTCGACCAGGATCGGCGCCCGCTACATGGGAGAGGAGCACGGCGAGGCCTTCGGCCGCCGCAACGCCGTTCCCGGCGAGCTCCTCGTGCGCGTCTCCATCGACAAGGTGATCTCGGCCGCCGGCGTGGCCGACTGA
- a CDS encoding roadblock/LC7 domain-containing protein encodes MALDKQLDWLLDDLTRRVQQVRHAVVLSNDGLVTGASAGLAREDAEHLAAVAAGLQSLAKGSGRHFRAGEVRQTMVEYDDGVLFVMAAGAGSCLCVLSASEADIGHVAYEMTLLVNRVGEHLGVAERRITGG; translated from the coding sequence ATGGCGCTGGACAAGCAGCTGGACTGGCTGCTGGACGACTTGACGCGGCGGGTGCAGCAGGTGCGGCACGCGGTGGTGCTCTCCAACGACGGTCTGGTGACGGGCGCGAGCGCGGGACTGGCACGGGAGGACGCGGAGCACCTGGCGGCGGTCGCGGCGGGGCTGCAGAGCCTGGCGAAGGGCTCGGGGCGGCACTTCCGGGCGGGTGAGGTCCGTCAGACGATGGTCGAGTACGACGACGGGGTCCTCTTCGTCATGGCGGCGGGTGCGGGCAGCTGCCTGTGCGTGCTGAGCGCCTCCGAGGCCGATATCGGGCACGTGGCATACGAGATGACGCTGCTGGTCAACCGGGTGGGGGAGCACCTGGGTGTCGCGGAGCGGCGGATCACCGGCGGCTAG
- a CDS encoding DUF6397 family protein, which translates to MTQMTQMTQAMSAVTATAVPRAESAPAGCAEVAGLMGGGRAADELGLSRSEFARAVQLGLVRAGPQGPAGAARYTRTELDRVRSAEGFPDALHERVETVAGAEAAAAVLGVGPSRFTRLARCGHLTPVGYRINRYRAVVWLYLTAELRDFAAREPGMLRGSAPPADRELMAARADLRPRKWRERHVGLLLRRTADPWERAAVLASVLPEDDVRAIVPDAAERILLCALAPPPPYGHPQVPAAAEVATRLLRAGSPDETGWYRTSLDFALTGARGQSKSTGERGPT; encoded by the coding sequence ATGACGCAGATGACGCAGATGACGCAGGCGATGAGCGCGGTGACGGCGACGGCGGTGCCGAGGGCGGAGTCCGCGCCCGCAGGGTGCGCAGAGGTCGCCGGGCTGATGGGCGGTGGACGAGCCGCCGACGAACTGGGGCTGAGCCGCAGTGAGTTCGCCCGCGCCGTCCAGCTGGGCCTGGTGCGGGCGGGACCCCAGGGGCCCGCCGGGGCCGCGCGGTACACCCGGACCGAGCTCGACCGGGTCCGGTCGGCCGAGGGGTTCCCGGACGCGCTGCACGAGCGGGTGGAGACGGTCGCGGGAGCGGAGGCCGCGGCCGCCGTCCTGGGGGTCGGCCCGAGCCGGTTCACCCGGCTCGCACGCTGCGGCCACCTCACTCCGGTGGGATACCGGATCAACCGCTACCGGGCGGTGGTGTGGCTCTATCTGACCGCGGAACTACGGGACTTCGCGGCCCGCGAGCCCGGAATGCTGCGGGGGAGCGCCCCGCCGGCGGACCGGGAGCTGATGGCGGCCAGGGCCGACCTGCGCCCCCGGAAGTGGCGCGAACGGCACGTCGGGCTGTTGCTGAGACGGACCGCCGACCCCTGGGAGCGGGCTGCCGTACTGGCCTCCGTGCTCCCCGAGGACGACGTGCGCGCGATCGTGCCCGACGCGGCGGAGCGCATCCTGCTCTGCGCGCTCGCCCCGCCCCCGCCCTACGGGCACCCGCAGGTTCCGGCGGCCGCCGAGGTGGCGACCCGGCTGCTGCGGGCCGGCTCACCGGACGAGACCGGCTGGTACCGCACCAGCCTCGACTTCGCTCTGACCGGAGCGAGGGGTCAGTCGAAGTCGACGGGGGAGAGGGGGCCCACGTAG
- a CDS encoding YchJ family protein, with translation MPTPAPARAVPCPCPCGLPAAYAECCGRFHSGERQAPTAELLMRSRFSAFAVGDTAYLLRSWHPSTRPGVLDLDPGQRWERLEILATERGGMFETEGSVEFRAHYREGRHTGSLHEHSSFARDNGAWVYVGPLSPVDFD, from the coding sequence ATGCCCACCCCGGCTCCCGCTCGCGCCGTCCCCTGCCCCTGCCCCTGCGGGCTGCCCGCCGCCTACGCGGAGTGCTGCGGCCGCTTCCACTCCGGCGAGCGGCAGGCTCCCACCGCCGAGCTGCTGATGCGCTCCCGCTTCAGCGCCTTCGCCGTCGGCGACACCGCCTATCTCCTGCGCTCCTGGCACCCGTCGACCCGGCCGGGCGTGCTCGACCTGGATCCCGGGCAGCGCTGGGAACGGCTGGAGATCCTGGCCACCGAGCGCGGCGGGATGTTCGAGACGGAGGGCTCGGTGGAGTTCCGGGCGCACTACCGCGAGGGCCGGCACACCGGCTCCCTGCACGAGCACAGTTCCTTCGCCCGGGACAACGGGGCCTGGGTCTACGTGGGCCCCCTCTCCCCCGTCGACTTCGACTGA
- a CDS encoding acyl-CoA thioesterase II has translation MTNPAERLVDLLDLEQIEVNIFRGASPQESLQRVFGGQVAGQALVAAGRTTEGDRPVHSLHSYFLRPGIPGVPIVYQVERVRDGRSFTTRRVTAVQQGKTIFNLTASFHQPEEGSIEHQLPPRLDFPHPDTLPKVVDEIREHLGTLPEALERMARRQPFDIRYVDRLRWTPEELKDADPRSAVWMRAVGPLGDDPLVHTCALTYASDMTLLDAVRIPVEPLWGMRGFDMASLDHAMWFHRPFRADEWFLYDQESPIAHGGRGLARGRIYDLEGKLLVSVVQEGLFRPYGAKASKPAVSPQ, from the coding sequence ATGACGAACCCCGCCGAGAGGCTGGTCGATCTGCTCGACCTGGAGCAGATCGAGGTCAACATCTTCCGGGGCGCCAGTCCCCAGGAGTCCCTCCAGCGCGTCTTCGGCGGCCAGGTCGCCGGCCAGGCGCTGGTGGCGGCCGGCCGCACCACCGAGGGCGACCGGCCCGTCCACTCCCTCCATTCGTACTTCCTGCGCCCCGGCATCCCCGGAGTGCCGATCGTGTACCAGGTGGAGCGGGTGCGCGACGGGCGCTCCTTCACCACCCGCCGGGTCACCGCGGTCCAGCAGGGCAAGACCATCTTCAATCTGACCGCCTCCTTCCATCAGCCGGAGGAGGGCAGCATCGAGCACCAGCTGCCTCCCCGCCTCGACTTCCCGCACCCGGACACGCTCCCGAAGGTCGTGGACGAGATCCGCGAGCACCTGGGCACGCTGCCGGAGGCGCTGGAGCGGATGGCCCGCCGCCAGCCCTTCGACATCCGCTACGTGGACCGGCTCCGCTGGACCCCCGAGGAGCTCAAGGACGCCGATCCGCGCAGCGCGGTGTGGATGCGCGCCGTCGGCCCGCTGGGCGACGACCCGCTCGTGCACACCTGCGCCCTCACCTACGCCAGTGACATGACCCTCCTCGACGCCGTGCGCATCCCCGTGGAGCCCCTGTGGGGCATGCGCGGTTTCGACATGGCCTCCCTCGACCACGCCATGTGGTTCCACCGGCCGTTCCGGGCGGACGAGTGGTTCCTGTACGACCAGGAGTCGCCCATCGCGCACGGCGGCCGGGGCCTGGCACGCGGTCGCATCTACGACCTCGAGGGCAAGCTGCTGGTGTCGGTGGTCCAGGAAGGGCTCTTCCGCCCGTACGGCGCCAAGGCCTCCAAGCCGGCCGTGTCCCCGCAGTAG
- a CDS encoding RNA helicase, producing MTLIDQLPPNADPDALFEAFSSWAEDQGITLYPAQEEALMEVVTGANVILSTPTGSGKSLVAAGAHFTALAQDKVTFYTAPIKALVSEKFFDLCKLFGTENVGMLTGDASVNSDAPVICCTAEVLASIALRDGKYADIGQVVMDEFHFYAEPDRGWAWQIPILELPQAQFILMSATLGDMKRFEEDLTRRTGRPTSMVRSATRPVPLSYEYVTTPITDTITELLETRQAPVYIVHFTQAQAVERAQSLMSINMCTREEKDKIAELIGNFRFTTKFGQNLSRYVRHGIGVHHAGMLPKYRRLVEKLAQAGLLKVICGTDTLGVGVNVPIRTVLFTALTKYDGTRVRTLRAREFHQIAGRAGRAGFDTAGYVVAQAPEHVIENEKALAKAGDDPKKRRKVVRKKAPEGFVAWSDTTFEKLIAADPEALTSRFKVTNIMLLSVIARPGDAFKAMRHLLEDNHEPRKAQLRHIRRAIAIYRSLLDGGVVEKLDTPDAEGRTIRLTVDLQQDFALNQPLSTFALASFDLLDPESPSYALDMVSVVESTLDDPRQILAAQQNKERGMAVGAMKADGVEYEERMERLQEITYPKPLEELLLHAYDVYSKSHPWVRDHPVSPKSIIRDMYERAMTFTEFTSYYELARTEGIVLRYLASAFKALDHTIPDDLKSEDLQDLIEWLGELVRQVDSSLLDEWEQLANPEVETAEQAQEKADQVKPVTANARAFRVLVRNAMFRRVELAALDHVNVLGELDGDSGWDADAWGEAMDGYWDEYDDLGTGPDARGPKLLQIEEDPAHGLWRVRQTFADPNGDHGWGISAEVDLAASDEEGRAVLRVTSVGELGQL from the coding sequence GTGACCCTCATTGATCAGCTCCCGCCGAACGCCGACCCCGACGCCCTCTTCGAGGCTTTCTCCTCGTGGGCGGAGGACCAGGGCATCACCCTGTACCCGGCTCAGGAGGAGGCGCTGATGGAGGTGGTCACCGGCGCGAACGTGATCCTTTCCACCCCGACCGGCTCCGGCAAGAGCCTGGTGGCGGCGGGCGCGCACTTCACGGCCCTGGCCCAGGACAAGGTCACCTTCTACACCGCGCCGATCAAGGCGCTGGTCTCGGAGAAGTTCTTCGACCTGTGCAAGCTCTTCGGCACCGAGAACGTCGGCATGCTGACCGGCGACGCCTCGGTGAACTCGGACGCCCCGGTGATCTGCTGCACCGCCGAGGTGCTGGCCTCGATCGCCCTGCGCGACGGCAAGTACGCCGACATCGGCCAGGTCGTGATGGACGAGTTCCACTTCTACGCCGAGCCGGACCGCGGCTGGGCCTGGCAGATCCCGATCCTGGAGCTGCCGCAGGCGCAGTTCATCCTGATGTCGGCGACGCTCGGCGACATGAAGCGGTTCGAGGAGGACCTGACCCGGCGCACCGGCCGTCCCACCTCGATGGTCCGCTCCGCGACCCGGCCCGTCCCGCTGTCGTACGAGTACGTCACGACGCCGATCACCGACACCATCACCGAGCTGCTGGAGACCCGGCAGGCGCCGGTCTACATCGTGCACTTCACCCAGGCCCAGGCGGTCGAACGGGCGCAGTCGCTGATGAGCATCAACATGTGCACCCGCGAGGAGAAGGACAAGATCGCCGAGCTGATCGGCAACTTCCGCTTCACCACCAAGTTCGGCCAGAACCTCTCGCGTTACGTCCGCCACGGCATCGGCGTGCACCACGCGGGCATGCTGCCCAAGTACCGCCGCCTGGTGGAGAAGCTGGCCCAGGCCGGTCTGCTGAAGGTCATCTGCGGCACCGACACCCTCGGCGTCGGCGTCAACGTCCCGATCCGCACCGTGCTGTTCACGGCGCTGACCAAGTACGACGGCACCCGGGTCCGCACGCTGCGCGCCCGCGAGTTCCACCAGATCGCCGGCCGCGCCGGCCGGGCCGGCTTCGACACCGCCGGCTATGTGGTGGCCCAGGCGCCCGAGCACGTCATCGAGAACGAGAAGGCCCTCGCCAAGGCGGGCGACGACCCGAAGAAGCGCCGCAAGGTGGTCCGCAAGAAGGCCCCCGAGGGCTTCGTGGCCTGGTCGGACACCACCTTCGAGAAGCTCATCGCCGCCGACCCGGAGGCGCTGACCTCGCGCTTCAAGGTCACCAACATCATGCTCCTGTCGGTCATCGCCCGGCCCGGCGACGCCTTCAAGGCCATGCGCCACCTGCTCGAGGACAACCACGAGCCGCGCAAGGCCCAGCTGCGCCACATCCGCCGGGCCATCGCCATCTACCGCTCGCTGCTGGACGGCGGTGTCGTCGAGAAGCTCGACACCCCGGACGCCGAGGGCCGCACGATCCGGCTGACCGTCGACCTCCAGCAGGACTTCGCGCTGAACCAGCCGCTGTCCACCTTCGCGCTGGCCTCCTTCGACCTGCTGGACCCGGAGTCCCCCTCCTACGCGCTGGACATGGTCTCGGTGGTGGAGTCCACGCTGGACGACCCGCGCCAGATCCTCGCCGCCCAGCAGAACAAGGAACGCGGCATGGCCGTGGGCGCGATGAAGGCCGACGGGGTCGAGTACGAGGAGCGGATGGAGCGGCTCCAGGAGATCACCTATCCCAAGCCCCTCGAAGAGCTGCTCCTGCACGCCTACGACGTGTACAGCAAGAGCCACCCGTGGGTCCGCGACCACCCCGTCTCCCCGAAGTCGATCATCCGCGACATGTACGAACGCGCGATGACCTTCACCGAGTTCACCTCGTACTACGAGCTGGCGCGCACCGAGGGCATCGTGCTGCGCTACCTGGCGAGCGCCTTCAAGGCCCTGGACCACACCATCCCCGACGACCTCAAGTCCGAGGACCTCCAGGACCTGATCGAGTGGCTCGGCGAGCTGGTCCGCCAGGTCGACTCCAGCCTGCTCGACGAGTGGGAGCAGCTGGCGAACCCGGAGGTGGAGACGGCGGAGCAGGCCCAGGAGAAGGCCGACCAGGTCAAGCCGGTCACCGCGAACGCCCGCGCCTTCCGCGTCCTGGTCCGCAACGCCATGTTCCGCCGGGTCGAGCTGGCGGCCCTGGACCACGTCAACGTGCTGGGCGAGCTGGACGGCGACTCCGGCTGGGACGCCGACGCCTGGGGCGAGGCCATGGACGGCTACTGGGACGAGTACGACGACCTGGGCACGGGCCCCGACGCGCGCGGCCCCAAGCTGCTCCAGATCGAGGAGGACCCGGCGCACGGCCTGTGGCGCGTCCGGCAGACCTTCGCCGACCCCAACGGGGACCATGGCTGGGGCATCAGCGCCGAGGTGGACCTCGCCGCCTCCGACGAGGAGGGCCGGGCGGTCCTGCGCGTCACCTCGGTCGGCGAACTCGGCCAGCTCTGA
- a CDS encoding metal-dependent hydrolase translates to MMGPAHSLSGAAAWLGVGAAAAAYGHAMPWPVLVVGALICAGAALAPDLDHKSATISRAFGPLSRGLCEVVDKISYGVYKATRAPRDARRTGGHRTLTHTWLWAVLIGAGSSAIAVTADRWGVLALLFIHLVLAVEGLLWRAARMSSDVLVWLLGATSAWILAGVLDQPGNGSDWLFTAPGQEYLWLGLPIVLGALVHDIGDALTVSGCPILWPLPIAGKRWYPIGPPKMMRFRAGSWVELKVLMPVFMLLGGVGGASALGFF, encoded by the coding sequence ATGATGGGTCCGGCGCACTCACTGTCCGGCGCAGCGGCCTGGCTCGGGGTGGGCGCCGCGGCGGCCGCCTACGGGCACGCGATGCCCTGGCCCGTCCTCGTCGTCGGCGCGCTGATCTGCGCCGGAGCCGCCCTCGCCCCCGACCTGGACCACAAGTCGGCCACGATCTCCCGCGCCTTCGGTCCGCTCTCCCGGGGCCTGTGCGAGGTGGTCGACAAGATCTCCTACGGGGTCTACAAAGCCACCCGGGCCCCGCGCGACGCCCGCCGCACCGGGGGCCACCGCACCCTGACTCACACCTGGCTCTGGGCCGTCCTGATCGGCGCCGGTTCGTCCGCGATCGCCGTCACCGCGGACCGGTGGGGCGTCCTCGCGCTCCTCTTCATCCACCTGGTCCTCGCCGTCGAAGGCCTGCTGTGGCGGGCCGCCCGCATGTCCAGCGACGTCCTGGTCTGGCTGCTCGGCGCGACCAGCGCCTGGATACTGGCCGGTGTGCTCGACCAGCCCGGCAACGGCTCCGACTGGCTCTTCACCGCCCCCGGCCAGGAATACCTGTGGCTGGGCCTGCCCATCGTGCTCGGCGCCCTCGTCCACGACATCGGTGACGCCCTGACCGTCTCCGGCTGCCCGATCCTCTGGCCCCTGCCCATCGCGGGCAAGCGCTGGTACCCGATCGGCCCGCCGAAGATGATGCGCTTCCGCGCCGGCAGCTGGGTGGAGCTCAAGGTCCTCATGCCGGTGTTCATGCTCCTGGGCGGAGTCGGCGGAGCCTCCGCCCTCGGCTTCTTCTGA